A genomic window from Pecten maximus chromosome 2, xPecMax1.1, whole genome shotgun sequence includes:
- the LOC117318272 gene encoding metallothionein 10-Ia-like, producing MSDGAAICLLEECYKETCCDTTGCECDGTCQCPTCGVRCYCSGPCTCGIGCTGFSDCKCAVGACGCRPTNSAKP from the exons GTGCCGCCATCTGCCTATTGGAGGAATGTTACAAGGAAACATGCTGCGATACTACCGGCTGTGAATGTGATGGAACATGCCAATGTCCAACGTGTGGAGTTAGATGCTATTGTTCTG GACCATGTACTTGCGGTATAGGATGCACAGGATTTTCCGATTGCAAGTGTGCTGTTGGCGCCTGTGGCTGCAGACCGACAAACTCCGCTAAACCTTAG